A genomic region of Gossypium hirsutum isolate 1008001.06 chromosome D01, Gossypium_hirsutum_v2.1, whole genome shotgun sequence contains the following coding sequences:
- the LOC107921091 gene encoding uncharacterized protein At3g27210 isoform X1, producing MGNCVTVYKNKDPADMDLSARIQSPIKENNVRREPSIVGYDSRLQPSSMEQETNLQEMGFKMVWIFCAINALCKIGSCLACVIKCAYNFSPGKTEESFFDSQPSLESDFEDFFSANGDSASSSGNSPNHQKSNHSMEGAVDAHGESPTDTKKQLIELFRESLDNDDDGNSAAGSSKATPYRGHLPRKDVKAAESAQCCLPSLVRNLSFGERKKRLPSPAAQY from the exons aTGGGGAATTGTGTTACAGTTTACAAGAACAAAGATCCTGCAGACATGGATCTTAGTGCCCGAATTCAATCACCCATTAAGGAGAACAATGTTAGAAGGGAGCCCTCAATTGTTGGATACGATTCTAGGCTTCAGCCTTCATCAATGGAACAAGAAACTAATTTACAAGAGATGG GATTCAAGATGGTGTGGATATTTTGCGCCATAAATGCATTATGTAAAATTGGGTCATGTTTAGCATGTGTAATTAAGTGTGCCTATAATTTCTCTCCAGGTAAAACAGAGGAGAGCTTTTTTGATTCACAGCCCTCGTTAGAATCTGACTTTGAAGATTTCTTCAGTGCCAATGGTG ATTCCGCCTCTTCTTCGGGGAACAGTCCAAACCACCAGAAAAGCAACCATTCGATGGAGGGTGCAGTGGATGCACATGGAGAGTCTCCAACTGATACAAAGAAGCAACTAATCGAGTTATTTCGTGAGAGCTTGGATAATGATGATGATGGAAACTCAGCTGCTGGAAGTAGTAAAGCGACACCGTACAGGGGACACCTCCCAAGGAAAGACGTGAAAGCAGCGGAGTCTGCGCAGTGCTGCCTTCCAAGTTTGGTGCGGAACTTGAGCTTTGGTGAAAGAAAGAAACGGCTACCAAGCCCTGCTGCCCAATATTGA
- the LOC107921091 gene encoding uncharacterized protein At3g27210 isoform X2: MGNCVTVYKNKDPADMDLSARIQSPIKENNVRREPSIVGYDSRLQPSSMEQETNLQEMGKTEESFFDSQPSLESDFEDFFSANGDSASSSGNSPNHQKSNHSMEGAVDAHGESPTDTKKQLIELFRESLDNDDDGNSAAGSSKATPYRGHLPRKDVKAAESAQCCLPSLVRNLSFGERKKRLPSPAAQY, encoded by the exons aTGGGGAATTGTGTTACAGTTTACAAGAACAAAGATCCTGCAGACATGGATCTTAGTGCCCGAATTCAATCACCCATTAAGGAGAACAATGTTAGAAGGGAGCCCTCAATTGTTGGATACGATTCTAGGCTTCAGCCTTCATCAATGGAACAAGAAACTAATTTACAAGAGATGG GTAAAACAGAGGAGAGCTTTTTTGATTCACAGCCCTCGTTAGAATCTGACTTTGAAGATTTCTTCAGTGCCAATGGTG ATTCCGCCTCTTCTTCGGGGAACAGTCCAAACCACCAGAAAAGCAACCATTCGATGGAGGGTGCAGTGGATGCACATGGAGAGTCTCCAACTGATACAAAGAAGCAACTAATCGAGTTATTTCGTGAGAGCTTGGATAATGATGATGATGGAAACTCAGCTGCTGGAAGTAGTAAAGCGACACCGTACAGGGGACACCTCCCAAGGAAAGACGTGAAAGCAGCGGAGTCTGCGCAGTGCTGCCTTCCAAGTTTGGTGCGGAACTTGAGCTTTGGTGAAAGAAAGAAACGGCTACCAAGCCCTGCTGCCCAATATTGA